Proteins found in one Oryza glaberrima chromosome 4, OglaRS2, whole genome shotgun sequence genomic segment:
- the LOC127772355 gene encoding ATP sulfurylase 2-like: MATTTHLHLPNPIPPRLHASPPARLRASASSLAHPSRLRLAAPRPRPRHGRRAMSVTVRSSLIDPDGGALVDLVAAPGRRAALRGEAEALPRVCLAPVDVEWAHVLAEGWASPLRGFMREHEYLQSLHFNCIRLPDGAGVVNMSLPIVLAIGDREKEEIGASPDVALQGPDGAVLAILRRVEIYPHNKEERIARTWGTTAPGLPYVDEAIAQAGNWLIGGDLEVIEPIKYNDGLDHYRLSPQQLRNEFDKRGADAVFAFQLRNPVHNGHALLMNDTRRRLLEMGFKNPILLLHPLGGFTKADDVPLPVRMEQHSKVLEDGVLDPETTIVSIFPSPMHYAGPTEVQWHAKARINAGANFYIVGRDPAGMGHPTEKRDLYNPDHGKKVLSMAPGLEKLNILPFKVAAYDTVAKQMAFFDPSRSKDFLFISGTKMRAFAKSGENPPDGFMCPGGWKVLVDYYNSLQTEEAAVATV; encoded by the exons atggccaccaccacccacctccacctccccaacCCCATCCCTCCCCGCCTCCAcgcctccccgcccgcgcgcctccgcgcctccgcctcctcgctcgCCCACCCgtcccgcctccgcctcgccgcgccgcgcccgcgcccgcgccacggccgccgcgccatgTCCGTCACCGTCAGGAGCTCCCTCATCGACCCGGACGGGGGCGCGCTCGTCGACCtcgtggcggcgccggggcgccgcgcggcgctgcgcggcgaggcggaggcgctcCCGCGCGTCTGCCTCGCCCCCGTCGACGTGGAGTGGGCGCACGTGCTCGCCGAGGGGTGGGCGAGCCCGCTGCGGGGGTTCATGCGGGAGCACGAGTACCTCCAGTCGCTGCACTTCAACTGCATCCGCCTCCCCGACGGCGCGGGCGTCGTCAACATGTCGCTTCCCATCGTCCTCGCCATCGGCGACCGGGAGAAGGAGGAGATCGGGGCCAGCCCCGACGTCGCGCTCCAGGGCCCCGacggcgccgtcctcgccatccTACGCAG GGTGGAAATATACCCTCACAACAAAGAAGAAAGAATCGCAAGAACATGGGGGACAACTGCACCTGGTTTACCTTATGTAGATGAGGCAATAGCCCAAGCTGGGAACTGGCTAATTGGTGGTGATCTGGAAGTGATCGAACCCATCAAATATAATGATGGTCTTGATCACTATAGGCTCTCACCCCAGCAACTTAGGAATGAATTCGATAAGCGAGGGGCTGATGCTGTGTTTGCCTTCCAATTGAGAAATCCAGTACATAATGGGCATGCCCTGTTGATGAATGATACTAGAAGGCGCCTCTTGGAAATGGGCTTCAAGAATCCCATTCTACTGCTGCACCCTTTAGGTGGCTTCACGAAAGCTGATGATGTCCCGTTGCCTGTGAGAATGGAACAACACAGCAAG GTCTTAGAAGATGGAGTCCTTGATCCTGAGACTACTATAGTGTCTATTTTCCCCTCCCCGATGCATTATGCTGGTCCAACAGAAGTGCAATGGCATGCAAAGGCACGGATTAACGCTGGTGCCAATTTCTACATTGTGGGTCGTGATCCTGCTGGAATGGGCCATCCAACGGAGAAGAGAGATCTGTACAACCCAGATCATGGAAAGAAGGTCCTTAGCATGGCTCCAGGTTTAGAGAAACTCAACATATTGCCCTTCAAG GTAGCAGCGTATGATACAGTGGCGAAGCAGATGGCGTTCTTTGATCCTTCACGGAGTAAAGATTTTCTGTTCATCTCAGGAACCAAG ATGCGGGCTTTTGCGAAAAGTGGAGAGAACCCTCCTGACGGTTTCATGTGCCCTGGTGGGTGGAAAGTTCTTGTGGACTACTACAATAGTTTGCAAACTGAAGAAGCGGCTGTGGCAACTGTATGA